A portion of the Algimonas porphyrae genome contains these proteins:
- a CDS encoding HesB/IscA family protein, translating to MTDTLTKSRRPRPKLVTLTDAAAAQVREILAERGEGYLRVGVTNGGCAGMEYVMDYVSEPEKFDEIVEDKGVQIVVDAKAVLFILGSIIDHETTLLHSKFVFRNPNQTDACGCGESVTIVPVVAD from the coding sequence ATGACGGACACACTTACGAAATCCCGCCGCCCGCGACCCAAACTGGTTACACTGACGGATGCGGCGGCGGCGCAAGTCAGGGAAATCCTCGCCGAACGCGGTGAAGGCTATTTGCGTGTTGGCGTCACCAATGGCGGTTGCGCCGGCATGGAATATGTCATGGACTATGTGTCCGAGCCGGAGAAATTCGACGAAATTGTCGAAGATAAAGGCGTCCAGATTGTCGTCGATGCCAAGGCCGTCCTATTTATCCTCGGCTCTATCATCGATCATGAAACGACATTGCTGCACAGCAAGTTCGTCTTTCGCAATCCCAACCAGACCGATGCGTGTGGCTGCGGCGAAAGCGTGACCATCGTGCCCGTTGTGGCAGACTAG
- a CDS encoding SUF system Fe-S cluster assembly protein — MEPPTDGEIARITHDVITQLKTVYDPEIPTDVYELGLIYKVELEDDRTLLVDMTLTAPGCPVAGEMPIWVQDACARVDGVRRVEVSMVFDPPWTPDRMSEEARLELNML; from the coding sequence ATGGAGCCGCCGACGGACGGCGAGATCGCGCGGATTACGCATGACGTCATCACGCAGCTCAAGACCGTCTATGATCCTGAAATTCCAACGGATGTCTATGAGTTGGGTCTGATCTACAAGGTCGAACTCGAAGACGATCGGACTTTGCTGGTGGACATGACCCTGACTGCGCCCGGTTGCCCCGTGGCGGGCGAAATGCCCATCTGGGTGCAGGATGCCTGCGCCCGAGTCGACGGTGTGCGTCGCGTCGAAGTCTCCATGGTTTTCGATCCGCCGTGGACGCCAGACCGGATGAGCGAGGAGGCTCGGCTCGAGCTCAACATGCTATGA
- a CDS encoding SufD family Fe-S cluster assembly protein, translating to MRDQLPHRGLEAWKWSDLRAAVAARDPDGFDAAMQACLHGPEEASQTGLGLCGPAPAEPNDLMGRIAAEYADGVMSIVVPDGETYLRPLEIRDMETGHARFRIEVGKGATLNVVEVHKSEAGFANVDIHYVVREGATFHRTVLSQDGADMIRHVRAHVTLWDQADFGQTLLTFGGAFTRLETRLACMGAVSVDMSGAYLLGGARHADITHYVDFAAPGSTVRDSVAGVVTDKSRGVFQGKFHVRRPAQKTDAEMRHDALMLSETAKINAKPELEIYADDVECAHGNTIGQLDEAALFYMRQRGIPEVQARALLIEAFVAARLGEHADLLDRVRAWLEAQS from the coding sequence ATGCGTGATCAGCTCCCCCATCGTGGCCTGGAAGCGTGGAAGTGGTCCGATCTCCGGGCTGCAGTCGCCGCGCGTGACCCGGACGGCTTTGACGCCGCCATGCAAGCCTGTCTGCACGGCCCTGAGGAGGCATCCCAGACCGGATTAGGTCTGTGCGGTCCAGCGCCAGCCGAGCCAAATGATTTGATGGGTCGGATCGCGGCTGAATATGCGGACGGCGTGATGTCGATCGTCGTTCCCGACGGCGAGACCTATCTGCGTCCGCTGGAAATTCGGGATATGGAAACAGGTCATGCGCGCTTCCGTATCGAGGTCGGAAAAGGCGCGACGCTGAATGTCGTCGAAGTGCATAAGTCCGAAGCCGGGTTCGCGAATGTCGACATCCATTATGTCGTCAGGGAGGGGGCGACCTTTCACCGGACGGTCCTGTCACAGGACGGTGCGGACATGATCCGTCATGTCCGCGCTCATGTCACACTCTGGGATCAGGCGGATTTCGGTCAGACCCTGCTGACATTTGGCGGGGCGTTTACGCGGCTGGAAACGCGGCTCGCCTGTATGGGGGCCGTGTCGGTCGACATGTCCGGCGCCTATCTGCTCGGCGGCGCTCGTCATGCCGACATTACTCATTATGTCGATTTCGCTGCGCCTGGCTCGACCGTGCGTGATTCCGTCGCCGGCGTCGTAACCGACAAGTCGCGCGGCGTGTTCCAGGGCAAATTCCATGTGCGTCGCCCGGCGCAGAAAACCGACGCCGAAATGCGTCACGACGCGCTGATGCTGTCCGAAACTGCCAAGATCAATGCCAAGCCGGAACTCGAAATCTATGCCGATGATGTCGAATGCGCACATGGCAATACGATCGGCCAGCTCGACGAAGCGGCCCTGTTCTACATGCGCCAGCGCGGCATCCCGGAAGTACAGGCGCGAGCCCTGCTGATCGAAGCGTTCGTGGCGGCGCGGCTGGGCGAGCATGCGGATCTGCTGGACCGTGTGCGGGCTTGGCTGGAGGCACAATCATGA
- a CDS encoding aminotransferase class V-fold PLP-dependent enzyme has product MFDIQAIRDQFPILARAVNGYPLAYLDNAASAQKPDAVIDAMAGQMRGAYANVHRGLHTLANETTDAFEQARRSVATFLNAPSPDNVVFTRGATEALNLAAYGLSHLIEPGDEIVITQMEHHSNIVPWHFLRERYGAELRFVPVLEDGSLDMSAFRKVIGKKTKIVSVVHMSNVLGTINNIAEIARWAKAAGAVMISDGTQAAVHMDVDVQALGVDLYAMTGHKLYGPTAIGALYGTADIFERMQPFNGGGEMIEDVFMDRITYADAPAKFEAGTPPILEAIGLGAAIDWYSQYDMADVHQHEMACYHAARDGLRDLNNVRIFGDMPDKGPVLAFNLDGAHAHDVAQILDKYGVAVRAGQHCTQPLMDAFGVHSTVRASFGIYNTLDEADRFVTAVKKAAVFLG; this is encoded by the coding sequence ATGTTCGACATCCAAGCCATTCGCGATCAGTTTCCAATCCTCGCGCGCGCTGTGAACGGCTATCCGCTTGCCTACCTCGACAATGCTGCGTCGGCGCAGAAGCCCGATGCCGTCATCGACGCCATGGCCGGTCAGATGCGCGGGGCCTATGCCAACGTCCATCGCGGCCTGCACACGCTGGCCAATGAAACGACGGATGCGTTCGAACAAGCCCGGCGGAGCGTCGCGACCTTCCTGAACGCGCCGTCGCCCGACAATGTCGTCTTCACCCGCGGCGCGACCGAAGCGTTGAACCTGGCCGCCTATGGTCTGTCGCATCTGATCGAGCCGGGCGACGAGATCGTCATCACGCAGATGGAGCATCATTCCAATATCGTGCCGTGGCATTTCCTGCGGGAACGCTACGGTGCGGAGCTGAGGTTCGTTCCCGTCCTGGAAGATGGCAGCCTCGACATGAGCGCCTTCCGCAAAGTGATTGGAAAGAAAACGAAAATTGTCTCGGTCGTGCACATGTCCAACGTGTTGGGCACGATCAACAACATTGCCGAAATCGCGCGCTGGGCCAAGGCTGCCGGCGCGGTGATGATTTCCGACGGCACGCAGGCCGCTGTGCATATGGATGTCGACGTGCAGGCGCTCGGCGTCGATCTCTACGCCATGACGGGCCATAAGCTCTACGGCCCCACGGCCATCGGCGCGCTCTACGGCACGGCGGACATTTTCGAGCGGATGCAGCCCTTCAATGGTGGCGGGGAGATGATCGAGGACGTTTTCATGGACCGGATCACCTATGCCGACGCCCCGGCCAAGTTCGAAGCCGGGACACCGCCCATTCTCGAAGCGATCGGCCTTGGCGCGGCCATAGACTGGTATTCTCAATATGACATGGCCGACGTGCATCAGCATGAAATGGCCTGTTACCATGCTGCGCGGGACGGGCTGCGCGATCTGAACAATGTCCGGATTTTTGGCGATATGCCGGATAAAGGCCCGGTTTTGGCGTTCAATCTGGATGGTGCACATGCCCATGATGTTGCGCAGATTCTCGACAAATATGGCGTAGCCGTCAGGGCGGGCCAGCACTGCACGCAACCCTTGATGGACGCTTTTGGCGTGCATTCGACTGTGCGGGCCAGCTTCGGTATTTACAACACGCTGGACGAAGCTGACCGTTTTGTGACTGCCGTGAAAAAGGCTGCGGTCTTCCTTGGCTGA